The following coding sequences lie in one Actinomyces capricornis genomic window:
- the rpmG gene encoding 50S ribosomal protein L33, protein MASKSADVRPKITLACSECKERNYITKKNRRNTPDRLAVSKFCARCGKHTEHRETR, encoded by the coding sequence GTGGCCAGCAAGTCCGCCGACGTTCGCCCCAAGATCACTCTGGCCTGCTCGGAGTGCAAGGAGCGCAACTACATCACCAAGAAGAACCGCCGTAACACCCCCGACCGCCTGGCCGTCTCGAAGTTCTGCGCCCGCTGCGGCAAGCACACCGAGCACCGCGAGACCCGCTGA
- a CDS encoding YajQ family cyclic di-GMP-binding protein, protein MASDSSFDVVSRLDRQEVDNAVNQCAKEISQRYDFRGVDAAVSLSGDTITMEANSPERVLAILDVLESKLFRRGVSLKALDLGDKEPRPSGKIYRLACPLREGLTQEVAKQVTKAIREQGPKGVKATIQGDEVRVSSKSRDDLQAVIALLKDLDVDAALQFVNYR, encoded by the coding sequence ATGGCATCCGACTCCTCCTTCGACGTCGTCTCCCGGCTGGACCGCCAGGAGGTGGACAACGCCGTCAACCAGTGCGCCAAGGAGATCTCCCAGCGCTACGACTTCCGGGGAGTGGATGCCGCGGTCTCCCTGTCGGGGGACACGATCACCATGGAGGCCAACAGCCCCGAGCGGGTCCTGGCGATCCTGGACGTCCTGGAGTCCAAGCTCTTCCGCCGCGGGGTCTCCCTCAAGGCCCTGGACCTGGGCGACAAGGAGCCCCGGCCCAGCGGGAAGATCTACCGCCTGGCCTGCCCCCTGCGCGAGGGCCTGACCCAGGAGGTGGCCAAGCAGGTCACCAAGGCGATCCGCGAGCAGGGCCCCAAGGGCGTCAAGGCCACGATCCAGGGGGACGAGGTGCGCGTGTCCTCCAAGTCGCGCGACGACCTCCAGGCGGTCATCGCCCTGCTCAAGGACCTCGACGTCGACGCGGCCCTCCAGTTCGTCAACTACCGCTGA
- a CDS encoding response regulator transcription factor, with product MRVLIADDSVLLRQGLALILAEGGHEVVADVGDGPALVAQALELRPEIVIADIRMPPSHTDEGLRAAAAIRAQWPQAPILLLSQYVVAGYLPELMADGGGALGYLLKDRVSHIDTFLEAVERVARGELVLDPDVVAQVMQRGRRDDPVERLTPREREVLGLMAEGHTNAAIAERLVVTEGAVEKHTQRIFAKLGLLPDSAVHRRVKAVLTILSS from the coding sequence GTGCGCGTCCTGATCGCCGACGACTCCGTCCTGCTGCGCCAGGGGCTCGCCCTCATCCTGGCCGAGGGCGGCCACGAGGTCGTCGCCGACGTCGGGGACGGCCCGGCCTTGGTGGCCCAGGCCCTGGAGCTGCGCCCTGAGATCGTCATCGCCGATATCCGCATGCCGCCCTCGCACACCGACGAGGGCCTCAGGGCCGCCGCCGCCATACGCGCCCAATGGCCCCAGGCCCCCATCCTCCTGCTCAGCCAGTACGTGGTGGCCGGCTACCTGCCCGAGCTCATGGCCGACGGCGGGGGAGCACTGGGCTACCTGCTCAAGGACCGGGTCAGTCATATCGACACCTTCCTGGAGGCCGTCGAGCGCGTGGCGCGCGGCGAGCTCGTGCTCGACCCCGACGTCGTGGCCCAGGTGATGCAGCGAGGACGGCGAGACGACCCCGTGGAGCGCCTCACCCCGCGTGAGAGGGAGGTGCTCGGCCTCATGGCCGAGGGCCACACCAACGCCGCGATCGCCGAGCGCCTGGTGGTCACCGAGGGGGCCGTGGAGAAGCACACCCAGCGGATCTTCGCCAAACTCGGGCTGCTGCCCGACTCCGCCGTCCACCGCCGCGTCAAGGCCGTCCTGACGATCCTGTCCTCGTGA
- a CDS encoding sensor histidine kinase — protein sequence MNLLRSWSRRLPQARRDAAYLLLAWPVHLMAFCLVVPLTSLGIGTIVIWVGLPILVMTLLFTGGFADMARRAASAVDGSAPVPAHYLPVPQGASTIRGLLHPLKDPQRWMDLLWIVVSFPVSLALWSLTVIWLSVAVGGLLAPIVEVVPELIVPESNQGWAELLGLPYPLLWNIVVDLIIAVLFLAAAPAVLRGLAAVHSGLTRLMLSWRGEVGRLETSRAAVQRAESDTRRRLERDIHDGPQQRLVRLTMDLARAKRQAGKDPQATTQILQEAMGQAQATLDELRHLSRGIAPPILVDRGLGAAISEAATLSSVPVTVSADLPDLPDHAAQAAYFVISEALANVNKHSGATRAHVGAAVRDGLLHAWVEDNGMGGASPAKGHGLSGLAERLAGVDGRLTLTSPQGGPTRVEVVIPCAS from the coding sequence ATGAACCTCCTCCGCTCCTGGTCCCGCCGCCTGCCGCAGGCCCGCAGGGACGCCGCCTACCTCCTACTGGCCTGGCCCGTCCACCTGATGGCCTTCTGCCTCGTGGTCCCCCTCACCTCACTGGGCATCGGCACGATCGTCATCTGGGTGGGCCTGCCCATCCTGGTGATGACCCTCCTGTTCACCGGCGGCTTCGCGGACATGGCCCGCCGGGCGGCCAGCGCCGTCGACGGCTCCGCCCCCGTTCCCGCCCACTACCTCCCCGTGCCGCAGGGCGCCAGCACCATCCGGGGCCTCCTGCACCCCCTCAAGGACCCCCAGCGGTGGATGGACCTGCTGTGGATCGTGGTCTCCTTCCCGGTCTCCCTGGCCCTGTGGTCCCTGACGGTGATATGGCTCTCCGTTGCCGTGGGCGGCCTGCTGGCGCCGATCGTCGAGGTCGTCCCGGAACTGATCGTCCCCGAGAGCAATCAGGGCTGGGCCGAGCTGCTGGGACTGCCGTACCCCCTCCTGTGGAACATCGTCGTCGACCTCATCATCGCAGTCCTCTTCCTGGCCGCCGCACCCGCCGTCCTGCGGGGCCTGGCAGCCGTGCACAGCGGACTGACCCGCCTCATGCTCTCCTGGCGCGGTGAGGTGGGACGCCTGGAGACCTCCCGGGCCGCCGTCCAGCGCGCCGAGTCCGACACCCGCCGCCGCTTGGAGCGCGACATCCACGACGGCCCCCAGCAGCGCCTCGTGCGCCTGACGATGGACCTGGCGCGCGCCAAGCGCCAGGCGGGCAAGGACCCGCAGGCCACCACCCAGATCCTCCAGGAGGCCATGGGCCAGGCCCAGGCCACCCTCGACGAGCTGCGCCACCTTTCGCGCGGCATCGCCCCGCCGATCCTGGTGGACCGCGGCCTGGGCGCCGCGATCTCGGAGGCCGCTACGCTCTCATCCGTGCCCGTCACCGTCAGCGCCGACCTGCCCGACCTGCCCGACCACGCCGCCCAGGCCGCCTACTTCGTCATCAGCGAGGCCCTGGCCAACGTCAACAAGCACTCCGGGGCCACGCGCGCCCACGTGGGCGCCGCCGTGCGCGACGGCCTCCTTCACGCCTGGGTGGAGGACAACGGCATGGGCGGGGCCTCGCCGGCCAAGGGCCACGGCCTGTCCGGACTGGCCGAGCGCCTGGCCGGCGTGGATGGGCGCCTGACGCTCACCTCCCCGCAGGGCGGCCCCACTCGCGTGGAGGTGGTGATCCCGTGCGCGTCCTGA
- a CDS encoding phosphotransferase, with product MAPPGALGGGNADLGGRIRAAAQAGELRGIPSGGARVEALGRGESYAAWLVRSGGRARVVRVQRRATADMPRPMAAEFAALGRIPPELGTRAIAMEPGPDSPLGAPYMVTTHVPGRVLPPRDWGPPLLAALAGQLARLHLALVGTAGEMVAEALGEAVGEKGLGGGAAPSSATACDRTPVAMMPTTVAPASAQGDEVLAWWRGSAPWTLEHPLVAPLLGAWREALTRHDPAFREAPVHPLIHGDVVRTNVVVCEGVPRLIDFEWAGPGDVAKDLALIGGRVSGGPWYVPLGSLDVQALVEEYVRVMAAQAPRMGCRAPGAGGGAGPVRWSPGHASVRDAACLLARRDAYELIDRMGNLLYCLSRGEATGDRGVHGAGAPEETPGGASRVGQAHGEAARDDAAREEAARYARWAAQIAAGMAAALAQPRTP from the coding sequence ATGGCGCCGCCTGGTGCGCTCGGAGGAGGGAACGCGGACCTGGGCGGGCGGATCCGAGCCGCGGCGCAGGCCGGTGAACTGCGCGGCATCCCCAGCGGTGGGGCCCGCGTGGAGGCACTCGGCCGAGGGGAGAGTTACGCCGCCTGGCTGGTGCGCAGCGGGGGCCGGGCGCGGGTGGTGCGCGTGCAGCGACGCGCCACCGCCGACATGCCCCGGCCCATGGCTGCCGAGTTCGCGGCGCTTGGGCGCATCCCGCCCGAGCTCGGCACCAGGGCCATCGCCATGGAGCCGGGCCCCGACAGCCCCCTGGGCGCCCCCTACATGGTGACCACCCACGTGCCCGGGCGGGTCCTGCCGCCCCGGGACTGGGGGCCGCCCCTGCTCGCGGCGCTCGCCGGTCAGCTCGCCCGGCTCCACCTCGCCCTGGTCGGGACGGCCGGGGAGATGGTGGCCGAGGCGCTGGGCGAGGCGGTCGGTGAGAAGGGTCTGGGAGGGGGCGCTGCGCCGTCGTCGGCCACCGCCTGCGACAGGACCCCGGTGGCCATGATGCCGACGACGGTGGCCCCCGCCAGCGCGCAGGGGGATGAGGTACTGGCCTGGTGGCGGGGGAGTGCCCCGTGGACCCTGGAGCACCCCCTGGTGGCCCCGCTGCTGGGGGCCTGGCGCGAGGCGCTGACGCGCCACGATCCGGCCTTCCGGGAGGCCCCCGTCCACCCCCTCATCCATGGCGACGTGGTGCGCACCAACGTCGTGGTCTGCGAGGGCGTGCCGCGGCTCATCGACTTCGAGTGGGCCGGGCCCGGGGACGTGGCCAAGGACCTGGCGCTCATCGGCGGGCGGGTCAGTGGCGGGCCGTGGTACGTGCCCCTGGGGAGCCTGGATGTCCAGGCGCTGGTGGAGGAGTATGTGCGCGTCATGGCGGCCCAGGCGCCCCGGATGGGGTGTCGGGCGCCCGGGGCGGGGGGAGGGGCGGGCCCGGTGCGGTGGAGTCCGGGGCATGCCTCGGTCAGGGACGCGGCCTGCCTCCTGGCCCGGCGCGATGCCTATGAGCTCATCGACAGGATGGGCAACCTGCTGTACTGCCTGAGCCGAGGCGAGGCCACGGGCGATAGGGGCGTGCACGGGGCGGGAGCGCCCGAGGAGACCCCGGGCGGGGCCTCTCGGGTGGGGCAGGCGCATGGCGAGGCCGCGCGAGACGACGCCGCGCGAGAGGAGGCCGCGCGCTACGCCCGGTGGGCCGCGCAGATCGCCGCGGGCATGGCGGCCGCTCTCGCGCAGCCTCGCACGCCCTGA
- a CDS encoding AAA family ATPase — translation MGGLPGVGKTTVCREVLGLRPMTWLRIDSIEQALRESGEMRPGTPGGAGYAAAAAVSRDVLATGGDVLAECVNPMPLTRRLWEATAGDLGCAFLGVELVCSDAGEHRRRVEGRASDIKGLVLPDWREVRTRDYEPWPEAGLRLDTARLPPAGAAGRIIRALSTLLGAGP, via the coding sequence ATCGGTGGCCTGCCCGGCGTCGGCAAGACCACGGTGTGCCGGGAGGTCCTGGGCCTGCGGCCCATGACCTGGCTGCGGATCGACTCCATCGAGCAGGCCCTGCGCGAGAGCGGCGAGATGCGTCCCGGTACGCCCGGCGGCGCCGGGTACGCCGCGGCCGCAGCGGTGTCCCGAGATGTTCTGGCCACTGGCGGGGATGTGCTGGCCGAATGCGTCAACCCCATGCCTCTTACCCGGCGCCTGTGGGAGGCGACTGCTGGTGACCTCGGGTGCGCCTTCCTCGGCGTTGAGCTGGTCTGCTCAGATGCGGGTGAGCACCGCCGCCGTGTGGAGGGGCGCGCCAGCGACATCAAGGGACTGGTGCTGCCCGATTGGCGGGAGGTCCGCACCCGCGACTACGAGCCCTGGCCCGAGGCGGGCCTGAGGCTGGACACCGCGCGCCTGCCCCCCGCGGGCGCTGCGGGTCGCATCATTCGCGCCTTGTCGACCCTGCTCGGGGCAGGGCCGTGA
- the htpX gene encoding zinc metalloprotease HtpX: MTGTNHHNGLKTAILMGGLWGLLLLFGWLLARGTGSSIWLFIMPLIGVAQTAYTYWNSDKLAVRSMGAIEVSQAQQPAMHAIVRELSERAGQPMPRLYVAPTMSPNAFATGRDPQHAAVCCTQGILQLLNERELRGVLGHELSHVYNRDILTGSVAAGIAGIISSVSMIALWFGGGRDRREGNPIAVLLLALLAPLAASLTQFAISRTREYDADEDGAALTQDPLALASALSKLESGVSRVPMAQDPRVEPVSAMMIANPFGSIRSLFATHPPMSQRIARLEKMAGY, translated from the coding sequence ATGACCGGGACGAATCATCACAACGGGCTCAAGACCGCCATCCTCATGGGAGGGCTGTGGGGCCTGCTGCTCCTCTTCGGCTGGCTGCTGGCCCGGGGGACGGGCTCCAGCATCTGGCTGTTCATCATGCCGCTCATCGGCGTGGCCCAGACCGCCTACACCTACTGGAACTCCGACAAGCTGGCGGTGCGCTCCATGGGCGCCATCGAGGTCAGCCAGGCCCAGCAGCCCGCCATGCATGCCATCGTGCGCGAGCTCTCCGAGCGCGCCGGCCAGCCCATGCCCCGGCTGTACGTGGCCCCCACGATGAGCCCCAACGCCTTCGCCACCGGCCGCGACCCCCAGCACGCCGCCGTGTGCTGCACCCAGGGGATCCTCCAGCTCCTCAACGAGCGCGAGCTGCGCGGGGTGCTGGGCCACGAGCTCTCCCACGTCTACAACCGCGACATCCTCACCGGCTCGGTGGCCGCCGGGATCGCCGGCATCATCTCCTCGGTGTCCATGATCGCCCTGTGGTTCGGGGGCGGGCGGGACAGGCGCGAGGGCAATCCGATCGCCGTCCTCCTCCTGGCACTCCTGGCGCCCCTGGCGGCCTCCCTCACCCAGTTCGCCATCTCGCGGACCCGGGAGTACGACGCCGATGAGGACGGCGCCGCCCTCACCCAGGACCCCCTGGCGCTGGCCAGTGCGCTGAGCAAGCTGGAGTCCGGGGTCTCCCGGGTCCCCATGGCCCAGGACCCGAGGGTCGAGCCGGTCTCGGCCATGATGATCGCCAACCCCTTCGGCTCGATCCGCAGCCTCTTCGCCACCCACCCGCCCATGAGCCAGCGCATCGCCCGCCTGGAGAAGATGGCCGGGTACTGA
- the ald gene encoding alanine dehydrogenase translates to MRIGVPTEIKDNEFRVALTPAGVDALVRRGHEVSIQAGAGLGSGITDEAYRRAGAVLVDDAHALWEGSELILKVKEPVASEYGLLRPGLVLFTYLHLAADRSLTEELLARGVTSIAYETVQDDEGGLPLLAPMSEIAGRLAAQVGADCLLRPHGGSGVLLGGAPGVRRGRVVVLGGGVAGLRAAQVAVGMGADTVVFDISASRMRYIEEVSGGAIRTRYSTPLDVAEETAKADLVIGAVLVPGARAPRLVTREMVRAMRPGSVLVDIAIDQGGCFEDSRPTTHTNPTYEVEGTTFYCVANMPGAVPHTSTYALTNATLPYVLELADSGWRRACAARGDLARGLSTHEGALYTPGVGEELGIEAADVVELLERQG, encoded by the coding sequence ATGAGAATCGGCGTTCCCACCGAGATCAAGGACAACGAGTTCCGCGTCGCCCTGACGCCGGCCGGTGTGGACGCCCTGGTGCGGCGCGGGCATGAGGTGAGCATCCAGGCCGGTGCGGGCCTGGGCAGTGGCATCACTGACGAGGCCTACCGCCGTGCCGGCGCGGTGCTCGTGGACGATGCGCACGCGCTGTGGGAGGGCTCCGAGCTCATCCTCAAGGTCAAGGAGCCCGTCGCCTCGGAGTACGGGCTCCTGCGGCCCGGGCTGGTGCTCTTCACCTATTTGCACCTGGCCGCCGACCGGTCCCTGACCGAGGAGCTCCTGGCCCGCGGCGTGACCTCCATCGCCTATGAGACCGTCCAGGACGACGAGGGCGGCCTGCCCCTGCTGGCCCCCATGTCGGAGATCGCCGGGCGCCTGGCCGCCCAGGTCGGGGCCGACTGCCTCCTGAGGCCCCACGGCGGCTCCGGGGTGCTCCTGGGCGGGGCGCCCGGGGTGCGGCGCGGCCGCGTCGTCGTTCTGGGCGGGGGCGTCGCGGGACTGCGGGCGGCCCAGGTCGCCGTCGGCATGGGGGCAGACACGGTCGTGTTCGACATCAGCGCCTCGCGCATGCGCTACATCGAGGAGGTCTCCGGCGGCGCCATCCGCACCCGGTACTCCACCCCACTGGATGTGGCCGAGGAGACCGCCAAGGCCGACCTCGTCATCGGCGCCGTCCTGGTGCCCGGGGCCCGGGCCCCGCGACTGGTGACCCGCGAGATGGTTCGGGCCATGCGCCCGGGCAGCGTCCTGGTGGACATCGCCATCGACCAGGGCGGGTGCTTCGAGGACTCCCGCCCCACCACCCACACCAACCCCACCTACGAGGTCGAGGGCACCACCTTCTACTGCGTGGCCAATATGCCCGGCGCCGTGCCCCACACCTCCACCTACGCCCTGACCAACGCCACCCTGCCCTATGTGCTGGAGCTGGCCGACTCCGGCTGGAGGCGGGCATGCGCCGCCCGGGGGGACCTGGCCCGCGGCCTGAGCACGCATGAGGGTGCCCTCTACACCCCGGGTGTGGGGGAGGAGCTGGGGATCGAGGCCGCCGACGTCGTCGAGCTGCTGGAGCGCCAGGGCTGA